The following proteins come from a genomic window of Carassius gibelio isolate Cgi1373 ecotype wild population from Czech Republic chromosome B8, carGib1.2-hapl.c, whole genome shotgun sequence:
- the mmp9 gene encoding matrix metalloproteinase-9 — translation MRLGVLAFLVLGTCSLRTWCVPLKSVYVTFPGDVIKNMTDTQLADEYLERYGYKDVLKKSGLQAVMSTSKALQKLQNQLGLEETGSLDQATIDAMKQPRCGVPDIRNYQTFRGDLKWDQNDVTYRILNYSPDLDASLTDDAFARAFKVWSDVTPLTFTRLYDGTADIMISFGKADHGDLYPFDGKDGLLAHAYPPGQGIQGDAHFDDDEYWTLGSGPAIQTHYGNAEGAMCHFPFLFEGTSYTSCTTEGRTDGLPWCATTADYDKDQKYGFCPSELLFTFDGNGNGAPCVFPFVFGGKKYDSCTTEGRDDGYRWCATTANYDSDKEYGFCPNRDTAVIGGNSEGEPCQFPFTFLGDKYSSCTSEGRSDGKLWCATTSNYDTDKKWGFCPDKGYSLFLVAAHEFGHALGLEHSNVKDALMYPMYRYVEDFSLHRDDIKGIQYLYGPNPGPNPTPPEPEFTTYSPFLPTKPTPSEKTTTVSTTVHVDPSKDACEIKEFDSITEIQKELHFFKNGHYWKVSNKGEREGPFLISEKWPALPAVINTAFEDQLTQKIYFFAEKQFWVYTGNEVFGPRKIEKLGLPNNLDRVDGAVQRKEGKVLLFNRESYWRLDVKAQLIDSGFPRFTESFFTGVPLDSHDVFLYKGFIYFCRENFYWRRNAKRQVDKVGYVKYDLLKC, via the exons ATGAGACTTGGAGTCTTGGCATTTCTGGTTCTGGGAACTTGTTCTTTAAGAACCTGGTGTGTGCCGCTCAAATCTGTGTATGTGACGTTCCCAGGAGATGTGATCAAGAACATGACAGACACACAGCTGGCAGAT GAGTACCTGGAGCGTTATGGCTACAAAGATGTTCTCAAGAAGAGCGGACTGCAGGCAGTCATGTCCACTTCTAAAGCACTGCAGAAGCTCCAGAACCAGCTCGGGCTGGAGGAGACGGGCTCTCTTGACCAGGCCACGATTGATGCCATGAAGCAGCCTCGCTGTGGGGTCCCAGACATCCGCAACTATCAGACTTTCAGAGGAGACCTGAAGTGGGATCAGAATGACGTTACATACAG GATTTTGAACTACTCACCTGACCTGGACGCCTCTTTGACTGATGACGCCTTTGCCAGAGCTTTCAAAGTCTGGAGTGACGTTACCCCTCTGACGTTCACGCGCCTCTATGACGGCACTGCTGACATCATGATCTCCTTTGGCAAAGCTG atcaTGGCGATCTTTATCCCTTTGATGGGAAAGATGGGCTGTTGGCTCATGCTTACCCTCCAGGTCAGGGAATACAGGGAGATGCCCATTTCGATGATGATGAATACTGGACCCTTGGCTCTGGACCAG CGATTCAAACCCACTATGGTAATGCAGAGGGTGCGATGTGTCACTTCCCCTTCCTGTTTGAGGGAACGTCCTACACCTCCTGCACCACGGAGGGGCGCACAGATGGTCTCCCCTGGTGCGCAACCACCGCAGACTATGACAAAGACCAGAAATATGGCTTCTGTCCCAGTGAGC TTCTCTTCACGTTTGATGGGAACGGCAATGGAGCACCATGTGTTTTTCCCTTCGTGTTTGGTGGTAAAAAATATGACTCGTGTACCACAGAAGGACGAGATGACGGGTATCGCTGGTGTGCCACTACAGCTAACTATGACAGTGATAAGGAGTATGGATTCTGTCCTAACAGAG ACACAGCTGTGATTGGTGGAAATTCCGAAGGGGAGCCATGCCAGTTTCCTTTCACCTTCCTTGGAGACAAATACTCTTCTTGCACCAGTGAAGGCCGTAGCGATGGAAAACTCTGGTGTGCGACTACCAGCAACTATGACACAGATAAAAAATGGGGATTTTGCCCTGATAAGG GATACAGTCTGTTTCTGGTGGCTGCTCATGAGTTTGGACATGCGCTTGGTTTGGAGCACTCCAACGTCAAAGACGCACTGATGTATCCCATGTACAGATACGTAGAGGATTTCTCTCTGCATCGCGATGATATTAAGGGCATTCAGTATCTCTATG GACCTAATCCTGGCCCTAATCCCACTCCTCCAGAACCAGAGTTCACCACTTACTCTCCGTTTCTGCCAACTAAGCCTACCCCCAGTGAGAAAACAACCACCGTTTCTACCACAGTACACGTCGACCCTTCAAAGGATGCTTGCGAAATCAAGGAATTTGATTCCATCACTGAAATCCAGAAAGAGCTTCATTTCTTCAAGAATGG GCACTACTGGAAGGTCTCAAACAAAGGAGAACGCGAAGGTCCTTTCTTGATATCTGAGAAGTGGCCTGCCTTGCCAGCTGTCATTAACACAGCCTTTGAGGACCAGCTAACACAGAAGATCTACTTCTTTGCAG AAAAACAGTTCTGGGTTTATACTGGAAATGAGGTATTTGGACCACGTAAAATCGAGAAGCTTGGCCTGCCAAACAACTTGGACAGGGTAGATGGAGCTGTGCAGAGAAAAGAAGGCAAGGTGCTCCTGTTTAACAGGGAGAGCTACTGGAG actTGATGTGAAGGCTCAGCTGATAGACAGTGGATTCCCACGATTCACCGAATCTTTCTTTACTGGAGTGCCCTTGGATTCACATGACGTATTCCTCTACAAGG GATTCATTTACTTCTGCCGGGAGAATTTCTACTGGAGAAGGAATGCCAAGAGGCAGGTTGACAAAGTGGGTTATGTGAAGTACGACCTCCTAAAATGCTAA